The nucleotide window GGCCCGCCTGCGCGACACGGTCGCGATCGTGCGGGCCGTGCAGGCCGGCGGCGATCCGATCGCGCACACCGGGGTCCGGTCCATCTCCGTGCGTGGCTGGCGGCGGCCGTACCCGCCCGCCCGCGCGACGACGCCGATCTACCTGGCCGCGGTCGGTCCGGGGCTGGTCCGGCTCGCCGGCGAGATCGCGGACGGCTGGCTGTCGCACGAGCTGTGCCCGCCGCGGCACCTGCGTACCCGGATCTGGCCGGCGCTCGCCGTCGGCATCGACCGGCAGGGCCGCGACCGCGGCCGCTTCGACGTGGTGGCCGCCGCCTGCTGCTCGGTCGCCGCCGACCCCGGCGTCGCGCGCCGACGGGCGGCAAACGTTGTCGGCTTCTACGCCTCGGTGCGCTCCTACGCGGACATGTTCGCCGCGGACGGCTTCGGCGAGGTCAGCGCGGCGGCGAGCCGGGCGCTGCGCGCGGGCCGGCCCGCCGACTCCCTCGGCGACCTGGTGCCCGGCGCCATGGTCGACGCGTACGCGATCGCCGGCACCCCCGCGCAGTGCGCCGCCCGCATCGCCGAGTACGCGCCGCTCGCCGACGCCGTCAAGCTCTCGCCACCGTCGTACGGGCTGGAGGCCGAAGAGGTGCGCGACGCGCAGAAGAGCCTCCTCGAGCTGGTCGGGAGCATGCCGTGAGACCACTCGCCGACATCCGGATCATCGCGATCGAGCAGTACGGCGCCGGCCCGTTCGGCTCGGTGCACCTGGCCGACCTGGGCGCCGAGGTCATCAAGATCGAGGAGCCGCGGTCGGGCGGCGACGTCGGGCGCTACGTGCCGCCCTACAACCACGGCGAGGACTCGCTGTTCTTCGAGACCTTCAACCGCGGCAAGCGCTCGCTCTCGCTGGACCTGACCACCCCGGCCGGCCGCGCCGTCCTCGACGACCTGGTACGCAACGCCGACGCCGTCTACTCCAACCTGCGCGGCGACGTGCCCGCCAAGATCGGGATCACCTACCCCCAGCTGCGCCACCTCAACCCGGCGATCGTCTGCTGCTCGCTCACCGGCTTCGGGATGACCGGACCGCGCGCGGAACAGCCCGGCTACGACTACATCCTCCAGGGCCTGGCCGGCTGGATGGAGTTGACCGGCGAGCCCGGCGGCCCGCCGGCCAAGTCCGGCCTGTCCCTGGTCGACTACTCCGGCGGCCTGGTCGCGGCGATCTGTCTGCTGGCCGGCGTGCACGCGGCCCGCCGCGACGGCGTCGGCATGGATTGTGACGTCAGCCTGTTCGACACCGCGATCGCCATGCTCACCTACCCCGCCGCCTGGCACCTCAACGCCGGCTTCACGCCGGAGCGCACCCACCACTCCGCACACCCGTCCCTGGTCCCGTTCCAGGTCTTCGCCACGGCCGACGGCTGGATCGTGGTGGGCTGCGCCAAGGAGAAGTTCTGGCGGCGCCTGGTGGCGGTCCTGGCCCTGCCCGCCCTCGACGACCCGCGCTTCGCCACCTTCGCCACCCGCCGCGAGCACGCCGCCGAGCTGTTGTCCCTGCTGGACGCCGCGTTCGCCACCCGCACGTCGGCGCGGTGGCTGTCCCTGCTGGAGCCGGCCGGCGTACCGTCGGGCCCGGTCAACGACGTGGCCGCGGCCCTGCGCGACCCGCACACCCTGGCCCGCTCCCTGGTGGTGGAGACCGACCACCCGCACTACGGCACGGTCCGGCAGGTCGCCTCCCCGGTCCGGGTGGGCGACGACCCGCCGGCCTACCGCCGGGCACCGCGCCGGGGCGAGGACCTGGGCTACGTCGCGGACCTGCTCGGCTACGACGAGGCCCGGGTGGCGTCGCTGCGCTCCGCCGGCGCCTTCGGCGAGGACAAGACATGAGGGGTACGCCCGCGGAGCCCGCCGCCGAGGTGCTCGCCCGGTGGGCGGCGGGCCTGCGATTCGAGGACCTGCCGGCCGACGTCGTCGAGGCCGCGCGGCGGCACCTGGTCGACGCGCTGGGCTGCGCGGTGGCCGGCATCCGGCGTTCCGCGGCCGATCCGGCGCTGGCCGTCGCGGCCTCGCTGGGCGGCCCGCCGGAGGCCCGGCTCTTCACCGGTGAGCGGGTCGGCGCGGTCGCGGCCGCGTTCGGCAACGCCGTCGCCGTGCACGCGCTCGACTTCGACGACACCCACCCCGGCGGGCTCGTGCACGCCGGCGCGGTCACCGTGCCCGTGGCGCTCGCGGTGGGCGAGCAGGCCGGCGCGTCCGGGCCCGCCACGCTGACCGCGCTGGTGGCCGGCCTCGAGACGGTGTGCCGGCTCGGCGCGGCCGCGCCGCACGGCTTCCACGCGCGCGGCCTGCACGCCACCTCGATCTGCGGCCCGGTGGCCGCCGCCGTCACCGCCGGCCACCTACTCGGCCTGGACGCGCCGACGATGACCGCCGCCATCGGCATCGCGGCCAGCGCCGCGTCCGGCCTGCTGGAGTTCCTGCACAGCCCCGCCGGCACCAAGCAGCTGCATCCCGGCACGGCCGCGGCCAACGGCATCCTCGCCGCCCGGCTCGCCGCCGCCGGCGCGACCGGCCCGTCCGGCGCCCTGGACGGCGAGTACGGCCTGTACGCCGCGCTCGCCGGCCGCGCGCCGATCCGCGACGTGCTGCTCGGCGACGGCTGGGAGACCACCCGGATCGCCGTCAAGCCCTACCCGTGCTGCCAGCTCTCTCACGCCTCGCTCGACGCGGCCCGTCCGCTCGCCGGCGCCGCGCCCGCCCGGGTGACGGTCACCCTGCACCCCGGCGCCGTACCGATCATCGCGGGCCCGGAGAAGCGCCGGCCCCGCAGCGCGTACGAGGCGAAGTTCAGCGTCTACTTCTGCGTGGCCGCCATGCTGCTCGACGGCCGGGTCGGCCTGGACACGTTCGACCGCCTCGACCGCGCCGACCTGCTCGCGCTGGCCGCCCGCATCGAGGTCGTCGCCGAGCGCGGCGCGGACGTTCCGGCGCGGGCGCCGGGCGTGGTCGAGGCCGACGGCCGCCGGTCCGTCGTGGACCGCCCGGCCGCACCCGACGTCCGCGCCAAGGCCGCCGCCAACCTCGGCGACCGCGCGGGCGCCGTGTTCGCGGCCGTCGACGCCGGCGACGGCGCCACCGGCCTGCTCGACGCGATCGAAGGGTGCCTCACGTGACCGTGTACCTGCCGGCCGTCGCCGGGTATCCCGCCCTCGCCGCCGCGCTCGCCGAGGCGGGGCTCGGCGTCGGCGACATCGTGCACGTCACCGAGTACGTGACCGGCCCACTTCGCCTCGCCCCCGCGCGGCGGATCGCCCTGGCGGGACATCGAGTGCCCGTCTCCCGGGTGCCGGTCGAGGCGGTCGTCGGCGGCTCCAGGCCGTACGCGCTGGGGGTGAGCGCCCACCCGGGCGGCGGAACCCTGCTCACCAGCGGGACCGACGCCGTGCGCGTCGCCGACGGACTCGTCCACCTGCCCGGCGTGCACACGACAGCCGGTGGATTCCGGGAGCAGTACCGCTGGTGCCTGGACCGGATCGCCGCCCTGCTCGACCTGGCCGGGCTCACGCCGGCCGCACTCGCCCGGACCATCGACTACACCGCCACCGCCACCCGCGCCGAGTATCCGAGCTGCGGGCGGCCCCGCCGGGACGTGCTCGGCCCGGGACCGGTACACCCGGGCGCCGCCGGCATCCTGGTCGACCTGCCCGTCGAGCCCGGCGCGCGGGTGGCCCTCGACGCGCTCGCCGCGACCGGGCCGCTGTCGGTCGTCAACCCCGGGTGGGAGCGCTACGAGACGCTCACCTACAAGCCGGCCGTGCGGGCCGGCGACAAGCTGATCCTCTCCGGCTTCGGCGCGCTCGACCCGGTCACCCAGGTCGCGCTCCACGCCGGCGACCTCGTCGCGCAGGCGGAGTACCTCTACGCGAGCATCGAGACGGTGCTGGCCGCCGCCGGCGCGTCCGGCTCGCGGGTGACAAGCCTCATCGAGTACGTGACGCCGGACGCCGTCGCCGACTATCCCCGCACCCGGGCCCTGCGCGAGCGGCACTTCCCGAACGCGGCGGTCACCGCCGTGGTCTGCTCGGCCCTGCTGCGCCCCGAGTTCATGCTGGAGACGATCCCCGCGGTGGTGCCGGCATGACCGGGCTACTGACACCTGAGCTGGCCGCACGGATCGGTGAGGAGGCGGTCTACACCGCGCCCGAGCCGCTGGGCCGGGCCGCGATCCGGTACTTCGCGCTGGCCACCGGCGACACCGACCCCGCGCACCTGGCCGGCGAGGTCGCCCCGCCCACCCTGATCTGCGAGACCAACCAGTACGCCGGGCTGCCCCGCGACGCCGACGGCTACGCCGGCCACGGATGGGGCATCGAGGTGCCCGGCACCCGGCTGGTGCGCGGCGGCAACGCGTACCACTTCGCGCGCCCGATCGGCCCGGACGACGTCGTCACCGCGACCTGGCGACTGTCCGGCATGGACGAGCGGACGACCGGCGCCGGCAAGCGCATGCTGGTGGTGACCTCGACCGCGGCCTACACCGACTCCGAAGGCCGCCTGCTGGCCACCAACGAGGAGACGCTGATCTATGTCGAGCGTTGAGTTCCCGCCGCTGATCCGCACCATCGAGCTCCCCGACATGATCGCCTACGCGGGCGCGACCTGGGACTGGCACCGCCTGCACTACGACGCCGGATACCTGTCGGACCACGGCCTGGACCGCCCGGTGGTCGACGGCCAGGTCTTCGGCGCCTACCTGGCGATCGCCCTGCGCGGCTGGTTCGGCCCCGCGGCGGTCATCACCGACCTGTCGTTCCGCTTCCGCAGCCTGGTCTTCGCCGGGGAGACGATCCGCTGCCTCGGCGAGCCGCGGCGCCTCGACGCGACAACGGCCGAGATGGACCTGCGGGTCGAGGTGGCCGACGACGGCCGCCTCGCGGTCGCGCCGGCCTCCGCCACCGTGCGCCTGCCATGACCGTCGCCGTCGCCGTCGCGGCCGAGTGCGACCTGTGGCTCACATGACCGTCGCCGTCGTCGGCGCGGCCGAGTGCGACCTGGGGCTCACCGGCAAAAGCGTGCTGGAGCTGCAGAGCCAGGCCGTCACGCGGGCGCTGGCGGACGCCGGCGTCGCGCTGTCCGAGGTGGATGGCCTGGCCACAAACGGGATCTCCCGCTTCTCGGCCACCCAGCTCGCGGACTGGCTGGGCATCCGGCCGGCGTGGTGCGACTCCACCTTCGCCGGCGGCGCGGTCTTCGAGATGTACGTCGCCCGTGCGGCACAGGCGATCGCCGCCGGGCAGTGCACCACGGTGGTCATCTCGTACGCGTCGAACCAGCGCTCCGCCCGCTCGCGCACGCTGGCCGGGATCGTGGAGGAGGGCACGCCGGAGGCGGTCTTCGAGGCGCCCTTCCGGCCGCTCTACCCGATCTCCTACTACGCGATGGTCGCCCAGCGCTACCTGCACACGTACGGGCTGGGCCACGAGGCCCTGGCGTCGGTCGCGGTGGCCGCGCGGGAGCGCGCACTGCGCAACCCTGCGGCCTGGACGTACGGCAAGGGGCCGCTCACGATCGACGACGTGCTGGCCGCCCCGATGATCTCCACGCCGCTGGGCAGGCACGACTGCTGCCTGGTCACCGACGGCGGCGGGGCGATCGTGCTCACCTCGGCCGCCCGCGCCCGCGACCTGCCGGGCCGTCCCGTCACGGTGCTCGGCTACGGCGAGTCGCTGACGCACACCGGCATGGCGACCGCGCCCGACCTGCTGCGCACCGGCGCCGTCGACTCCGGTCGGCGCGCCTTCGCCCGGGCCGGGCTCACGCCGGCCGGCATCGACGTTATCCAGCTCTACGACGCGTTCACGATCTCGGTGCCGCTGGGCCTGGAGGCGCTGGGCTTCGCCGCGCCCGGCGAGGGCCTGCACGCCCGCATACCGCACAACACCGGCGGGGGCGGGCTGGCCTACTGCCACCCCGGCCAGCTCGGCGTCCTGCTGCTTGTCGAGGCCGTCCGCCAGCTGCGCGGCGAGTGCGGCGAACGCCAGGTTCCCGGCGCCCGGACGGCCCTGGTGCACGGCACCGGCGGCATCTTCTCCAGCCACGCCACCGTGATCCTGGGGGTCGATCGATGATCGACGCCGACGCCTGGTGGGAGGCGACCCGTGACCGTCGTCTGCTGCTCCAGCGCTGCCTGGACTGCCGGAGATTTCAGCATTACCCGCGGCCCCTCTGCACCAGTTGCGGCGGCGATCGCCTCGACTTCGTGGAGGCCGCCGGTACGGGCACGATCGACAGCTTCACGATCGCGGAGCAGCACACCCTCGCCCGGGTACGGCTGGACGAGGGGCCGATCCTGCTCACCCATCTCGACGGCATCGACGACCCGTCCTGCGACCAAAGTGTCCGACTCGCCTGGCAGGCCCTGCCGGACGGGCGCCACCTGCCTGTTTTTCGGAGTGCCGACAATGGACTTTGAGCTCAGCGACGAGCAGCGCCTCTTCCGGGAGGTGCTGCGCGACTTCGTGGACCGGGAGATCCGGCCGGTGGCGCAGGAGTGGGAGGCGTCCGGCCGCTACCCGGCCGAGATCGTCGAGACCATGCGGGAGATGGGCCTGTTCGGGCTCACCGTCCCCGAGGAGTACGGCGGGCTCGGCGCCGACATGGTCTCGTTCGCGCTGGTGTTCGAGGAGATCGCCAAGGGGTGGATGGGCGTCGCCGGCATTCTCGGCAGCCACTCGCTGTCCTGCTGGCTGATCGCCCGGCACGGCACCGAGGAGCAGCGGCGGCGCTACCTGCCGGACCTGGCCAGCGGCCGGCGGCGTACCGGAATCGCCCTGACCGAACCGGATGCCGGCACCGACCTCCAGGGCATCGCCACCGTCGCGGTCCGCGACGGCGACGACTTCGTGATCACCGGCCGGAAGACCTGGATCACCAACGCGCGCCACGCCGACCCCCTGCCCGTGCTCTGCAAGACCGACCCGTCGGCAACGCCCCCGCACAAGGGCATGTCGGTCATCCTCGTCGACGCCGGAACGCCGGGCTTCACGGTCGAGCGCGACCTGCCGAAGCTCGGCTACCGGGGCACCGAGTCGTGCGAGGTGCTGCTCGACGGCGTACGGGTGCCCGCCGCGAACCTGCTCGGCGGGGTGCCGGGCCGCGGCATGCAGCAGGTCCTCTCCGGCCTGGAGACCGGACGGATCAACGTGGCGGCCCGGGCGCTGGGCATCGCACAGGCCGCGTACGACGAGGCGCTGCGCTACGCCGGTCAGCGCCGCGCGTTCGGACGGCAGATCGGCGACTTCCAGGCGATCCAGCTCAAGATCGCCGACATGGCGAGCCAGGTGCAGGCGGCCCGGCTGCTCGTGTACTGGGCCGCGGCGCGCGCCGACGGCGGACACCGGGTCGACATGGAGGCCGGCATGGCGAAGGCGTTCGCCTCGGAGGCCGCGGCGAGCTGCGCACTGACCGCGATGCAGGTGCACGGCGGCTACGGATACTCCAAGGAGTTCGTGGTGGAACGCCTCTACCGGGACGCCCCGCTCATGATGATCGGCGAGGGCACCAACGACATCCAGCGCATCGTGATCGCCCGCGCGCTGCTCTCCGGCGCGGCGACGATCGGATGAGGTCCTACCTGTACGTGCCGGGCAACCGGCCGCAGATGCTGACCTCGGCGCTGTCCCGGGGCGCGGACGCCCTGATCGTCGACCTCGAGGACGCGGTGCCGCCGGCCGAGAAGCCCGCGGCGCGCGAGGCGGTCGCCCGCTGGCTGCGTACCCTCCCGCCGGACGCGCCGGTCCACGTCCGCGTCAACTCGGGCGACGACGGCCTCGACGACGCGCGGGCGGTGGTCTGCCCCGCGCTGCGCGGGCTGACCGTTGCCAAGGCGGACACGGTCGGCCGGCTCGCCGAGATCTCGGCCGTCCTGGACCGGGCCGAGCGGGCGGCGGGCCTGCACCCCGGCGCCGTCGACCTGGTGCCGCTGCTGGAGACGGCGACCGCGATCCTGTCGGCGCCGGCCCTCGCCGCGGCGCCGCGGGTACGCCGCCTGCAGATCGGCGAGGCCGATCTGGCGGCCGAGCTCGGGGTCACCCCGGGCGAGGACGAGCGCGAGCTGCTCCTCGTACGCTCCGCGGTGGTCCTCGCCTCCGCCGCGGCCGGCATCGAACCGCCGGCCGCCGCCGTGACCACCGACTTCCGCGACCTCGACCGGCTGCGCCGCGGGACGATC belongs to Amorphoplanes digitatis and includes:
- a CDS encoding LLM class flavin-dependent oxidoreductase — encoded protein: MRLDVQPWGESLAELVDAARAAEAAGAGVAWAPELHRSAPVTAAAIAAGTARIGVGTGIALAFARSAMLTALTAADLDELSGGRFRLGLGTGVGRLNQDWHEVPCDRPVARLRDTVAIVRAVQAGGDPIAHTGVRSISVRGWRRPYPPARATTPIYLAAVGPGLVRLAGEIADGWLSHELCPPRHLRTRIWPALAVGIDRQGRDRGRFDVVAAACCSVAADPGVARRRAANVVGFYASVRSYADMFAADGFGEVSAAASRALRAGRPADSLGDLVPGAMVDAYAIAGTPAQCAARIAEYAPLADAVKLSPPSYGLEAEEVRDAQKSLLELVGSMP
- a CDS encoding CaiB/BaiF CoA transferase family protein; its protein translation is MRPLADIRIIAIEQYGAGPFGSVHLADLGAEVIKIEEPRSGGDVGRYVPPYNHGEDSLFFETFNRGKRSLSLDLTTPAGRAVLDDLVRNADAVYSNLRGDVPAKIGITYPQLRHLNPAIVCCSLTGFGMTGPRAEQPGYDYILQGLAGWMELTGEPGGPPAKSGLSLVDYSGGLVAAICLLAGVHAARRDGVGMDCDVSLFDTAIAMLTYPAAWHLNAGFTPERTHHSAHPSLVPFQVFATADGWIVVGCAKEKFWRRLVAVLALPALDDPRFATFATRREHAAELLSLLDAAFATRTSARWLSLLEPAGVPSGPVNDVAAALRDPHTLARSLVVETDHPHYGTVRQVASPVRVGDDPPAYRRAPRRGEDLGYVADLLGYDEARVASLRSAGAFGEDKT
- a CDS encoding MmgE/PrpD family protein; translation: MRGTPAEPAAEVLARWAAGLRFEDLPADVVEAARRHLVDALGCAVAGIRRSAADPALAVAASLGGPPEARLFTGERVGAVAAAFGNAVAVHALDFDDTHPGGLVHAGAVTVPVALAVGEQAGASGPATLTALVAGLETVCRLGAAAPHGFHARGLHATSICGPVAAAVTAGHLLGLDAPTMTAAIGIAASAASGLLEFLHSPAGTKQLHPGTAAANGILAARLAAAGATGPSGALDGEYGLYAALAGRAPIRDVLLGDGWETTRIAVKPYPCCQLSHASLDAARPLAGAAPARVTVTLHPGAVPIIAGPEKRRPRSAYEAKFSVYFCVAAMLLDGRVGLDTFDRLDRADLLALAARIEVVAERGADVPARAPGVVEADGRRSVVDRPAAPDVRAKAAANLGDRAGAVFAAVDAGDGATGLLDAIEGCLT
- a CDS encoding RidA family protein, giving the protein MTVYLPAVAGYPALAAALAEAGLGVGDIVHVTEYVTGPLRLAPARRIALAGHRVPVSRVPVEAVVGGSRPYALGVSAHPGGGTLLTSGTDAVRVADGLVHLPGVHTTAGGFREQYRWCLDRIAALLDLAGLTPAALARTIDYTATATRAEYPSCGRPRRDVLGPGPVHPGAAGILVDLPVEPGARVALDALAATGPLSVVNPGWERYETLTYKPAVRAGDKLILSGFGALDPVTQVALHAGDLVAQAEYLYASIETVLAAAGASGSRVTSLIEYVTPDAVADYPRTRALRERHFPNAAVTAVVCSALLRPEFMLETIPAVVPA
- a CDS encoding FAS1-like dehydratase domain-containing protein, with the translated sequence MTGLLTPELAARIGEEAVYTAPEPLGRAAIRYFALATGDTDPAHLAGEVAPPTLICETNQYAGLPRDADGYAGHGWGIEVPGTRLVRGGNAYHFARPIGPDDVVTATWRLSGMDERTTGAGKRMLVVTSTAAYTDSEGRLLATNEETLIYVER
- a CDS encoding MaoC family dehydratase, whose product is MSSVEFPPLIRTIELPDMIAYAGATWDWHRLHYDAGYLSDHGLDRPVVDGQVFGAYLAIALRGWFGPAAVITDLSFRFRSLVFAGETIRCLGEPRRLDATTAEMDLRVEVADDGRLAVAPASATVRLP
- a CDS encoding thiolase C-terminal domain-containing protein — protein: MTVAVVGAAECDLGLTGKSVLELQSQAVTRALADAGVALSEVDGLATNGISRFSATQLADWLGIRPAWCDSTFAGGAVFEMYVARAAQAIAAGQCTTVVISYASNQRSARSRTLAGIVEEGTPEAVFEAPFRPLYPISYYAMVAQRYLHTYGLGHEALASVAVAARERALRNPAAWTYGKGPLTIDDVLAAPMISTPLGRHDCCLVTDGGGAIVLTSAARARDLPGRPVTVLGYGESLTHTGMATAPDLLRTGAVDSGRRAFARAGLTPAGIDVIQLYDAFTISVPLGLEALGFAAPGEGLHARIPHNTGGGGLAYCHPGQLGVLLLVEAVRQLRGECGERQVPGARTALVHGTGGIFSSHATVILGVDR
- a CDS encoding Zn-ribbon domain-containing OB-fold protein, with product MIDADAWWEATRDRRLLLQRCLDCRRFQHYPRPLCTSCGGDRLDFVEAAGTGTIDSFTIAEQHTLARVRLDEGPILLTHLDGIDDPSCDQSVRLAWQALPDGRHLPVFRSADNGL
- a CDS encoding acyl-CoA dehydrogenase family protein; translated protein: MDFELSDEQRLFREVLRDFVDREIRPVAQEWEASGRYPAEIVETMREMGLFGLTVPEEYGGLGADMVSFALVFEEIAKGWMGVAGILGSHSLSCWLIARHGTEEQRRRYLPDLASGRRRTGIALTEPDAGTDLQGIATVAVRDGDDFVITGRKTWITNARHADPLPVLCKTDPSATPPHKGMSVILVDAGTPGFTVERDLPKLGYRGTESCEVLLDGVRVPAANLLGGVPGRGMQQVLSGLETGRINVAARALGIAQAAYDEALRYAGQRRAFGRQIGDFQAIQLKIADMASQVQAARLLVYWAAARADGGHRVDMEAGMAKAFASEAAASCALTAMQVHGGYGYSKEFVVERLYRDAPLMMIGEGTNDIQRIVIARALLSGAATIG
- a CDS encoding HpcH/HpaI aldolase/citrate lyase family protein, encoding MRSYLYVPGNRPQMLTSALSRGADALIVDLEDAVPPAEKPAAREAVARWLRTLPPDAPVHVRVNSGDDGLDDARAVVCPALRGLTVAKADTVGRLAEISAVLDRAERAAGLHPGAVDLVPLLETATAILSAPALAAAPRVRRLQIGEADLAAELGVTPGEDERELLLVRSAVVLASAAAGIEPPAAAVTTDFRDLDRLRRGTIALKRMGFRGRACIHPAQIPVVNEVFTPTGEELAAARDLVSRFEAAGGGVCLDARGRMVDLAVVREARRTLAAVR